From one Cardiobacteriaceae bacterium TAE3-ERU3 genomic stretch:
- a CDS encoding glycine betaine ABC transporter substrate-binding protein: protein MKKLLTTAILAGLATSTAFAADDKEIELAYVEWSTEIASTNVVRAVLEQAGYDVKATSLSAAAMFQAVASGDADAMVAAWLPSTHASYYEKLGDKLENLGPNLHGTKLGLVVPSYTYDKVQSIDDIKANAELFDGQITGIDPGAGIMSMAEKAIDEYDLDDVRLRSGSGATMTAALDAAIRNNEDIVVTGWTPHWMFARYDLNYLDDPKGVFGGEEQIDTIVRKGLKEDKPEAYAILDNFEWTPEDMNEVMLMNQEKGSDPYENAKQWVADHPEKVNAWLGK from the coding sequence ATGAAAAAATTACTGACTACAGCAATTTTGGCAGGACTGGCGACCAGTACTGCATTCGCAGCAGACGACAAAGAAATCGAATTGGCTTACGTTGAGTGGTCAACTGAAATTGCTTCAACCAATGTTGTGCGTGCTGTGCTTGAGCAGGCTGGTTATGACGTTAAGGCGACTTCGCTCTCTGCTGCAGCAATGTTCCAAGCTGTTGCTTCTGGTGATGCAGATGCGATGGTTGCAGCGTGGCTGCCATCTACCCATGCAAGCTACTACGAGAAGCTAGGCGATAAGCTTGAAAATCTTGGCCCGAATTTGCACGGTACCAAGTTGGGGTTGGTCGTTCCATCCTACACTTATGACAAAGTACAGAGCATTGACGACATCAAAGCAAATGCAGAGTTGTTCGACGGACAAATCACCGGTATCGATCCGGGTGCGGGGATTATGTCGATGGCTGAGAAGGCTATTGATGAATACGATCTGGATGATGTCCGCTTGCGTTCAGGCAGTGGTGCAACCATGACTGCTGCACTAGATGCTGCGATCCGTAATAATGAAGATATTGTGGTTACTGGCTGGACGCCGCACTGGATGTTTGCTCGTTACGACTTGAACTATCTTGATGATCCAAAAGGTGTATTTGGCGGTGAAGAACAAATCGACACCATCGTACGTAAGGGTCTGAAAGAGGATAAGCCAGAGGCTTATGCAATTCTTGATAACTTTGAATGGACACCTGAGGACATGAATGAAGTGATGCTCATGAATCAGGAGAAAGGCTCTGACCCTTATGAAAATGCTAAGCAGTGGGTCGCTGATCATCCTGAAAAGGTAAATGCTTGGTTAGGTAAGTAA
- a CDS encoding LemA family protein, with protein sequence MKKTVLWVVLGLVVLVVAVVGYSYNDLQRADEQVEQQWSEVVNQYQRRADLIPNLVETVKRYAEHEEGVFVDVAKARQQVNNIQVTPDMLNDPQAVAQYQNAQGALTQSLGRLIAVAENYPDLKANQTFENLMTQLESTENRVTVARNRYIESVRDYNVLVRTFPGNIAAMIIGMDKKPNFSVANEDAISTAPKVEFN encoded by the coding sequence ATGAAAAAAACCGTACTGTGGGTTGTCTTGGGTCTCGTTGTGCTGGTCGTGGCTGTGGTTGGTTATAGCTATAACGATTTACAGCGTGCTGATGAGCAGGTTGAGCAACAGTGGTCTGAGGTTGTTAACCAATATCAGCGCCGTGCCGATTTGATTCCAAACTTGGTCGAGACAGTCAAGCGCTATGCCGAGCATGAAGAAGGCGTGTTTGTTGACGTCGCGAAAGCGCGGCAGCAAGTCAACAATATTCAGGTGACGCCTGATATGCTCAATGATCCGCAGGCCGTAGCGCAATACCAAAATGCTCAGGGCGCATTGACCCAATCGCTTGGTCGCCTGATTGCCGTCGCAGAAAACTATCCTGACCTCAAAGCCAACCAAACCTTTGAAAACCTGATGACTCAGCTTGAAAGTACTGAAAACCGTGTCACTGTTGCGCGTAACCGCTATATCGAAAGCGTTCGTGATTACAACGTACTGGTGCGGACTTTCCCGGGTAACATCGCTGCGATGATCATCGGCATGGATAAGAAACCGAACTTTTCAGTTGCCAATGAAGATGCGATCAGTACAGCGCCAAAGGTGGAGTTTAACTGA
- a CDS encoding TPM domain-containing protein — protein MRRGLLSLLWILCAGIAWALPAKDVPTNLAVADMAGVMSAEQKENLESQLRQMNNSGYMQAAVVIVPSTDGVDLFDYGMSLADRWQLGDAEKDNGLLLIVAINDRKLRFFQGYGLEGELPDIALKGVIRDEITPYFKRGEYAQGISAGMNRIAAALNGTGLPLPKAPEGSFDDDVGNDYGIVPFILVFAFIWARGLSKRFGKLPTWLGLSAVGSGLLVAIMGFTLYTAVLALFLSTILFVITLVAAAMPMSTSSGQSSGRHMPGGFGGGHSSGRRSSGGGHSSYRGGGGGFGGGGAGGSW, from the coding sequence ATGCGTCGCGGGCTGCTTTCACTGCTGTGGATTCTGTGTGCGGGTATTGCATGGGCGCTACCCGCCAAAGATGTACCGACTAACCTTGCCGTGGCTGATATGGCCGGGGTGATGAGTGCAGAGCAAAAAGAGAATCTTGAGTCGCAGCTGCGCCAGATGAATAACAGCGGATATATGCAGGCCGCTGTAGTCATCGTCCCTTCAACTGATGGCGTCGATTTATTTGACTACGGTATGTCCTTGGCTGATCGTTGGCAATTGGGAGACGCTGAAAAAGACAACGGTTTATTACTGATCGTGGCCATCAATGACCGTAAGTTGCGCTTCTTTCAAGGCTATGGCCTTGAAGGTGAGCTGCCTGATATTGCGCTTAAAGGCGTTATTCGCGATGAAATCACTCCCTACTTTAAGCGTGGTGAGTATGCTCAAGGTATTTCTGCGGGCATGAACCGTATTGCTGCGGCACTCAATGGCACTGGCCTACCCTTGCCAAAAGCACCGGAAGGTAGCTTTGATGATGACGTTGGCAATGATTATGGCATCGTGCCTTTTATCTTGGTATTTGCATTTATTTGGGCGAGAGGATTATCCAAGCGCTTTGGCAAACTACCAACTTGGCTGGGCTTGAGCGCTGTTGGTAGTGGGCTCCTTGTCGCTATTATGGGCTTTACGCTATATACGGCTGTACTTGCCCTTTTCCTCTCCACAATACTCTTTGTAATCACTTTGGTTGCGGCTGCAATGCCAATGTCCACATCAAGCGGGCAATCCAGTGGTCGCCACATGCCGGGCGGATTTGGCGGAGGCCATTCATCTGGAAGGCGTTCGTCTGGTGGAGGTCACTCGTCTTATCGCGGTGGCGGTGGTGGATTTGGCGGTGGTGGTGCCGGAGGTTCATGGTAA
- a CDS encoding TPM domain-containing protein — protein sequence MNVPTRLKRSLQNATFMPFRERWLNQRVLMALGDANAAAEKGHGGEIRLVIERSMPPMLAWKQRVRERAEDLFAHLRVWDTELRSGVLIYLNLAEKRLEIVADRGIDAVVEQNTWQRLCDKAIHDIRAGQQQVALEILLASVGDLLREHFGMPDDPYGDELPNRVVLL from the coding sequence ATGAATGTCCCAACCAGGCTGAAACGCAGTTTGCAAAATGCCACCTTTATGCCGTTTCGTGAGCGTTGGCTCAATCAACGTGTGCTTATGGCCTTAGGCGACGCAAATGCGGCTGCTGAAAAGGGGCACGGTGGCGAGATTCGTCTGGTCATTGAGCGTTCGATGCCACCTATGCTTGCGTGGAAGCAGCGCGTCCGTGAGCGCGCTGAAGATTTATTTGCCCATCTGCGAGTATGGGATACAGAGTTGCGCAGTGGCGTGCTGATTTACCTAAATTTGGCCGAAAAGCGCCTTGAAATTGTCGCAGATCGTGGCATTGATGCGGTGGTTGAGCAAAATACATGGCAACGCCTATGTGATAAAGCTATCCATGATATCCGTGCAGGACAGCAGCAGGTTGCTCTGGAAATACTGTTGGCAAGTGTGGGAGATCTTTTGCGCGAACATTTCGGCATGCCTGATGATCCGTATGGAGATGAATTGCCTAACCGTGTTGTTTTATTATAG